The genome window CACAGACACActgaattttatttcaaatgtgGAGTGACATTTGAACTGCTGCGCGAATTCGATAGTGAACACAAGTGATCCTTGCTCGTTACAAATCTAGCGGAAGTTTGTATAATATTGAGACCTGaaaagttattttatattatcagCATAATCTTTGAGcttaaccaaaaaaaaatagtgaagatggtaaaattgttgaaaaaagTACTATGCCTAGGTCTTCGCAATGCTGGTTTAGTTATTGGAGGTTTAGAAGTCGTGGAATCTGTTTTGATGTGCTTTCTTTTGGGTTCTATAGTATCAAATTCAGATATGTTCGCTGAACAGCTGAGAGATTCTTGGATTCCAGAAAATGAggataaaaaagaaatattccGCGTGGGTATGAGATAAATTAAGTTAACAAATTTTGACATTATTAgatattaaattgcaaaattcgTTTATTATTAGCTGTGGTCGTTTTCGGTAGGATCTACCTAGTGGAAACCGTTATCAATGGTGTACTGTCAGTTTTGCTTATCTCCGGTATTAGGAAGGTAAGGCTGACGtcaaaaattttgtatttatttaaccgagtttttactttaattgaaaCCCAGAAACGCCATTCAATGATATTGCCTTGGTTGATCCTGAATGCAATTGACATTTTTGTCAGCGTTGTGACAttagcagtttttttttgtggcatgtGTGAGAATATAAtgggtttttggttttttgttctTCTCAAAGTATTAAAATTGGGTAAgatatttttttcatatagCTTATTGATTGAATAAAAGAtacatttaattgaaagaaCTGATTATAATAAATGGAAAACTCAAAGCAAGATAATtgtaactttaaaataattatagtgAAACatgttaattatatattattctgGAAAAAGTTTTTTAAGTATTCATTCAATATTAtccaataatatttaaataattttcgtAAATTTTGCTCTGTCTTTGTGATTTGGTTGCTATCACCCTTTTTTTGACACAAAActttataagaaaaaaatattggaAAACCATACGGATATAtcactaaaataaataattttaatataacataGTATGTGCAATCCACATCATACTTGATAGGTTGATCTAGCgctcattatttaaaaaaaaaatgtattttctatAATCAGTTTTTACTCATGTACATGTAttgcaatacaaaaaatattatgaagATGAATAGAAGCGATAAACTTTTTCTGATATTGCAGCGTATTATTATTTCTACATTTTAATAtggtttatatttttagcactCTACTCCTACATTCACTTCGCTATCTACTCActgtatataaaaattaaaatgaatgaggATACCAAACATTCAGAAGTAGAGTACACTGTAGCAGATTCGCATTAAATCGTTTCTCCATTTCCCATCTATGGTAAACTTTGGAAAAAGATagttcaacacacacatacatagaaaatatacatataatatctAAATTATGGTATTCTACGATGCAATCGTTTGTagtatgttaaataaatgttagtatatttttaagaataaatcttgggcttattttattttttgaacatgtgcaaaaatatttattattgatttatttattatttacttggtattttttgttcaTCCATTTGGTATCGCTGAACACTGAAAGTGAAGTCACTTTGCTTTCGATTTCAAATGTGGAgtgatatttaaattactttgtGAACCCAAGTGCTACCTGTTTATGACAGTTTTAACGAAAGCTTGAAT of Drosophila nasuta strain 15112-1781.00 chromosome 3, ASM2355853v1, whole genome shotgun sequence contains these proteins:
- the LOC132789751 gene encoding uncharacterized protein LOC132789751, translated to MVKLLKKVLCLGLRNAGLVIGGLEVVESVLMCFLLGSIVSNSDMFAEQLRDSWIPENEDKKEIFRVAVVVFGRIYLVETVINGVLSVLLISGIRKVRLTSKILYLFNRVFTLIETQKRHSMILPWLILNAIDIFVSVVTLAVFFCGMCENIMGFWFFVLLKVLKLALYSYIHFAIYSLYIKIKMNEDTKHSEVEYTVADSH